A region of [Bacteroides] pectinophilus DNA encodes the following proteins:
- a CDS encoding cell division protein ZapA yields the protein MTSKNNTEVILGGKVYTLSGYESEEYLQKVAAYINSKLNEMMAEDGYRRLSSEIRANMMYLNIADDYFKAKKTADALENDVAAKDKQISDYKYDLIAADVKYNASVKEIEELKAEIGKLQKNVVRLETELEASKK from the coding sequence ATGACATCAAAGAACAATACTGAGGTGATTCTTGGCGGCAAGGTATATACACTGAGCGGATACGAGAGTGAGGAATACCTTCAGAAGGTAGCTGCTTACATCAATAGCAAATTGAATGAGATGATGGCTGAAGATGGTTATCGAAGACTGTCATCTGAAATAAGGGCCAATATGATGTATCTTAACATAGCTGATGACTATTTCAAGGCTAAGAAGACTGCTGATGCTCTTGAGAATGATGTTGCAGCAAAAGATAAACAGATATCGGACTACAAATATGATTTGATTGCAGCTGATGTTAAGTATAACGCTTCGGTCAAGGAGATTGAGGAACTTAAAGCTGAGATTGGAAAACTTCAAAAGAACGTGGTAAGACTTGAGACGGAACTTGAAGC